A stretch of Campylobacter showae DNA encodes these proteins:
- a CDS encoding LemA family protein gives MKNLVAFLVILGIIGGIAMKYINAFPVLDETVKEKWAQVQNQYKRRADLIPNLVKTVQGYASHEEGVFKEVTEARSKASQMTIDVSSIDDPAKLKEFENAQKTLGGALSRLMAITENYPQLKADQNFLSLQSQLEGTENRIAVARKDYIAAVKDYNIALRKIPDKFIAAIFYPELKTRATFEASESEQSAPDVSFAK, from the coding sequence ATGAAAAATCTAGTTGCTTTTCTAGTTATCCTAGGTATCATCGGCGGTATCGCCATGAAGTATATTAACGCCTTTCCGGTACTCGACGAGACGGTCAAAGAGAAATGGGCTCAGGTGCAAAACCAATACAAACGCCGCGCCGATCTTATCCCAAATTTGGTAAAAACAGTTCAAGGCTACGCTAGCCACGAGGAAGGCGTATTTAAGGAAGTAACGGAAGCTAGAAGCAAGGCTTCTCAGATGACGATCGACGTTAGCTCGATAGACGATCCTGCTAAGCTAAAAGAGTTTGAAAACGCTCAAAAAACTCTAGGCGGCGCGCTATCTAGGCTAATGGCTATCACCGAGAACTACCCTCAGCTAAAAGCCGATCAAAATTTCCTCTCCCTTCAAAGTCAGCTTGAAGGTACGGAAAATCGCATCGCGGTCGCTAGAAAGGACTATATCGCAGCGGTCAAGGACTATAACATCGCCCTTCGCAAGATACCGGATAAGTTTATAGCCGCAATTTTTTATCCAGAGCTCAAAACTCGTGCGACGTTTGAAGCAAGCGAGTCCGAACAAAGCGCACCGGACGTATCTTTCGCCAAATAA
- a CDS encoding TPM domain-containing protein — translation MKRILSTLFCVFTLLGLTAINLSAADNATEQNKTVKEKTTQTSNEKSSNFPALTGRVVDQARVLSQSTKDELETLLATHENNTTNQVVVATIESLGNAQIEEYSIELARRWGIGQKGKDNGVVLVVAPNDKQVRIEVGYGLEGTLTDALSSSIINYYIIPEFKKGDIQNGINIGIQKIIALLDGDEGVKKEIEAKGDYDMSIEVYGIMGGIAAIIASAFLGDMIMNIGLSVMVASIIGLFVNLCFGIEDITAQLAVVLGIAAGFFYLVKDVKVGSGGGGGGSSSSGSSSSSSGGGSRSSGGGFSGGGGSFGGGGASGRW, via the coding sequence ATGAAACGCATTTTATCTACTTTATTTTGCGTTTTTACGCTTTTAGGACTTACGGCTATAAATTTATCGGCAGCAGATAATGCTACCGAACAAAACAAAACCGTAAAAGAAAAAACTACTCAAACATCAAACGAAAAGAGTTCAAATTTCCCTGCCTTAACCGGCAGGGTAGTAGATCAGGCAAGAGTACTAAGCCAGAGCACAAAAGACGAACTAGAAACATTACTAGCCACTCACGAAAACAATACCACTAATCAAGTAGTAGTAGCTACTATAGAATCTCTAGGTAACGCTCAAATAGAAGAGTACTCCATAGAACTAGCTAGACGTTGGGGTATAGGACAAAAAGGTAAAGATAACGGAGTAGTATTAGTAGTAGCTCCAAACGACAAACAAGTACGCATAGAGGTAGGATACGGCCTAGAAGGTACTCTAACGGACGCTCTTAGCAGTAGTATCATAAACTACTACATAATACCTGAGTTTAAAAAAGGAGATATCCAAAACGGTATAAACATAGGCATACAAAAGATCATTGCATTGCTTGATGGGGATGAGGGGGTTAAAAAGGAGATAGAAGCTAAGGGCGACTATGATATGTCAATAGAGGTCTACGGGATAATGGGCGGTATTGCGGCGATAATCGCATCGGCTTTTTTAGGCGATATGATCATGAATATCGGCCTTAGCGTCATGGTCGCTAGCATCATTGGCCTTTTTGTAAATTTATGCTTCGGTATCGAGGATATCACAGCTCAACTTGCCGTCGTACTCGGGATTGCCGCGGGATTTTTCTACTTGGTCAAAGACGTGAAGGTCGGTAGCGGAGGTGGCGGAGGCGGATCATCGTCGAGCGGCTCCAGTAGTAGCTCTAGCGGAGGAGGCAGCAGAAGCTCCGGGGGCGGCTTTAGCGGCGGAGGCGGCAGCTTTGGCGGAGGCGGAGCTAGCGGTAGGTGGTAG
- a CDS encoding TPM domain-containing protein → MKRILTNILYTVIALVLGLLLLVPSDETQEPQKNSEQLHPVTLMDKTAGQVDAPGVVAKEENVSQKIAEQLNFPALTGRVVDQAGILSPSVKEELESVLAAHENNTTNQVVVVTLKTLGGVNISDYSLKLGRYWGIGQKDKNNGVLLVVAPNDRRVRIEVGYGLEGTITDAFCEVIIDNYIVPEFKKDDIEGGIKIGAQKILALLEGDENVRKDIEKLSEFPVEGYVMLFSALLIFARNMFGIIGQVCAIIGVSAFTGGAISLWVAPRLGIEDFAARGGITAALSAILLGIALRNILAKNKGDAGDEGIEKGDYEGPDGDDGYGKGFRGGGGSFGGGGASGKW, encoded by the coding sequence ATGAAACGCATTTTAACTAATATTTTATATACTGTTATTGCGCTAGTTTTGGGGCTTTTGTTGTTAGTCCCATCTGATGAGACGCAAGAGCCTCAAAAAAACTCCGAGCAGTTGCATCCTGTTACGTTAATGGATAAAACAGCCGGCCAGGTAGATGCGCCGGGTGTGGTCGCCAAAGAGGAAAACGTATCGCAAAAAATCGCCGAACAGCTAAATTTTCCCGCTTTAACGGGCAGAGTCGTAGATCAGGCAGGCATACTTAGTCCTTCCGTCAAAGAGGAGCTAGAAAGCGTGCTAGCCGCTCACGAAAACAACACGACCAATCAGGTCGTAGTAGTTACCCTAAAAACTCTGGGCGGAGTGAATATCAGCGATTATTCTTTAAAGCTGGGTAGATACTGGGGCATCGGACAAAAAGATAAAAATAATGGCGTGTTGCTAGTAGTGGCACCAAACGATAGGCGGGTGCGTATCGAGGTCGGATACGGCTTAGAGGGCACGATAACAGATGCTTTCTGCGAAGTCATCATCGATAACTACATAGTTCCGGAGTTTAAAAAAGACGATATAGAGGGCGGCATAAAGATAGGCGCGCAAAAGATCCTTGCACTACTTGAGGGCGATGAGAACGTCAGAAAAGATATAGAAAAATTAAGCGAATTTCCGGTCGAAGGCTATGTGATGTTATTTAGCGCGCTGCTGATATTCGCTAGAAATATGTTCGGCATAATCGGACAAGTGTGCGCTATTATCGGAGTTAGCGCGTTTACTGGCGGCGCTATTTCGCTTTGGGTAGCGCCAAGATTGGGCATCGAGGATTTCGCCGCCAGAGGCGGTATAACGGCTGCGCTTTCTGCGATACTTCTTGGCATAGCTTTAAGAAACATTCTGGCTAAGAACAAGGGTGACGCTGGTGATGAGGGTATCGAAAAGGGCGACTATGAAGGTCCTGACGGAGACGATGGGTATGGTAAAGGCTTTAGAGGCGGCGGCGGAAGCTTTGGCGGAGGCGGAGCTAGCGGAAAGTGGTAG
- a CDS encoding TPM domain-containing protein, with the protein MKRILSTLFCVFTLLGLTAINLSAADNATEQNKTVKEKTTQTSNEKSSNFPALTGRVVDQARVLSQSTKDELETLLATHENNTTNQVVVATIESLGNAQIEEYSIELARRWGIGQKGKDNGVVLVVAPNDKQVRIEVGYGLEGTLTDALSSSIINYYIIPEFKKGDIQNGINIGIQKIIALLDGDEGVKKEIEKQDETPVEAYGIVVGMVMVFASAIFGAAALRIGASATLSGFISGVVAGTFGIENLLVRGGVLLVLFVLLFYLMRNMKTGGRGLYGGGGSGGYGGGGFSGGSRSSGGGFSGGGGGFGGGGASGRW; encoded by the coding sequence ATGAAACGCATTTTATCTACTTTATTTTGCGTTTTTACGCTTTTAGGACTTACGGCTATAAATTTATCGGCAGCAGATAATGCTACCGAACAAAACAAAACCGTAAAAGAAAAAACTACTCAAACATCAAACGAAAAGAGTTCAAATTTCCCTGCCTTAACCGGCAGGGTAGTAGATCAGGCAAGAGTACTAAGCCAGAGCACAAAAGACGAACTAGAAACATTACTAGCCACTCACGAAAACAATACCACTAATCAAGTAGTAGTAGCTACTATAGAATCTCTAGGTAACGCTCAAATAGAAGAGTACTCCATAGAACTAGCTAGACGTTGGGGTATAGGACAAAAAGGTAAAGATAACGGAGTAGTATTAGTAGTAGCTCCAAACGACAAACAAGTACGCATAGAGGTAGGATACGGCCTAGAAGGTACTCTAACGGACGCTCTTAGCAGTAGTATCATAAACTACTACATAATACCTGAGTTTAAAAAAGGAGATATCCAAAACGGTATAAACATAGGCATACAAAAGATCATTGCATTGCTTGATGGGGATGAGGGGGTTAAAAAGGAGATAGAAAAGCAAGATGAGACGCCTGTGGAAGCCTACGGGATAGTAGTGGGCATGGTGATGGTATTTGCTTCGGCTATTTTCGGCGCGGCAGCTCTGCGAATCGGAGCTAGCGCGACGCTATCAGGCTTTATCTCGGGCGTAGTCGCAGGGACGTTTGGTATCGAGAATCTGCTTGTTAGAGGCGGGGTTTTGCTCGTTCTTTTCGTGCTACTTTTTTATCTAATGCGAAATATGAAAACCGGCGGTAGAGGCTTGTACGGCGGTGGCGGCTCTGGCGGTTACGGCGGCGGAGGCTTTAGCGGAGGCAGTAGAAGCTCCGGAGGCGGATTTAGCGGAGGGGGCGGAGGCTTTGGCGGCGGCGGAGCTAGCGGCAGGTGGTAG
- a CDS encoding amidohydrolase family protein, with protein MFRNGFYNACEGLEAFGFGVNLRGGKTATNMTPNSARANAANFGLNLARKTETKLTRANLAEQNARVNLSSNLRVSKTAAPKTLRFCQNASQICAKDKFAKAGVNLTASEANLGGFSRGKLNEIAAIESEFGGLQSSNLTQIKTVDIHSHLLSADVKFDRFYDKLALAFFAKKFDINRRELIKNGFEGYKSNFARLIKNSNFVQKSVVFGVDAKFDARGNLVHKDKTVCASNEDVFAFYEQNPSEVVPFFSVNPNRKDALNLIEKYHKMGFKGGKLLHSYWETDLNDKRYEPYFRLLSELRLPLVIHVGDENSLASNKALESIEQLKSPLNLGCRIVCAHMGASSDGAFTALSRDPEKFGANYFTLLGWLREFDGLYADVSALLCINKARILPHLKTQTQIHDKILFGTDFPVPFSVILSSYDLPFRERLALNRIQNPLDRYVRAMSLYFGENSPIFSNYKKILGEI; from the coding sequence ATGTTTCGAAATGGTTTTTATAATGCATGCGAGGGTTTGGAGGCTTTTGGTTTTGGTGTAAATTTGAGAGGCGGAAAAACGGCGACAAATATGACGCCAAACTCAGCCCGCGCAAACGCCGCAAACTTTGGCTTAAATTTGGCTCGTAAAACGGAGACAAAATTAACTCGCGCAAATTTAGCCGAGCAGAACGCGCGAGTAAATTTGAGTTCAAATTTGAGAGTGAGCAAGACTGCCGCGCCAAAAACGCTCAGGTTTTGCCAAAACGCGAGTCAAATTTGCGCCAAAGATAAATTTGCCAAAGCGGGCGTAAATTTGACGGCAAGCGAAGCAAATTTGGGCGGGTTTTCGCGGGGTAAATTGAACGAAATCGCCGCGATAGAGAGCGAATTTGGCGGCTTGCAAAGCTCAAATTTAACGCAGATAAAAACCGTCGATATCCACTCGCATTTGCTTAGCGCGGATGTGAAATTCGACCGATTTTACGACAAACTAGCGCTTGCATTTTTTGCTAAAAAATTTGACATAAACAGGCGCGAGCTTATAAAAAACGGCTTTGAGGGTTACAAAAGTAACTTCGCGCGGCTGATTAAAAACTCAAATTTTGTCCAAAAGTCCGTGGTTTTCGGCGTCGATGCGAAATTTGACGCGAGAGGAAATCTCGTGCACAAGGACAAAACCGTCTGCGCCTCAAACGAGGATGTTTTTGCATTTTACGAGCAAAATCCGAGCGAAGTCGTGCCGTTTTTTAGCGTAAATCCAAACCGCAAAGACGCGCTAAATTTGATCGAAAAGTACCATAAAATGGGTTTTAAGGGCGGCAAGCTACTGCACTCGTACTGGGAGACGGATCTAAACGACAAGCGCTATGAGCCCTATTTTAGGCTACTTAGCGAGCTTAGGCTGCCGCTTGTTATCCACGTGGGCGACGAAAACTCGCTGGCGTCAAACAAGGCGCTTGAGAGTATCGAGCAGCTAAAATCCCCGCTAAATCTTGGCTGCCGCATCGTCTGCGCTCACATGGGCGCCTCAAGCGACGGCGCTTTCACGGCACTCTCGCGAGATCCCGAAAAATTCGGCGCAAACTACTTCACGCTACTTGGCTGGCTGCGCGAATTTGACGGGCTTTACGCCGATGTTTCGGCGCTGCTTTGCATAAACAAGGCCCGCATCCTGCCGCATCTAAAAACCCAAACGCAAATCCACGACAAAATTCTTTTCGGCACCGATTTTCCCGTGCCTTTTAGCGTAATTTTAAGTAGCTACGACCTGCCGTTTCGCGAGCGCCTCGCGCTAAACCGCATCCAAAATCCGCTCGATCGCTATGTGCGCGCGATGAGTTTGTATTTTGGCGAGAACTCGCCGATTTTTAGCAATTATAAAAAGATTTTAGGGGAGATTTGA
- a CDS encoding MerR family transcriptional regulator → MSYKMSELCELSQTPKSTILFYVKEGLLPEPVKVKDNVHQYGEDTLLMLNFIKYVQSNFHLSLKEVKALTQQKGFSFKRCYEALFDSLDTFMGSNFAQTLSAEQACERLGISQAELDKFIKDGFIFMRGGKLTEKEVEILQIVLETQKSERGREILQTYINLAKQTAKIEAECAREIYAKAKDKNAALKLVFDNILILKPYILNFHTFDAYKKENK, encoded by the coding sequence ATGAGCTACAAGATGAGCGAGCTTTGCGAACTATCGCAAACGCCCAAATCAACGATACTCTTTTACGTCAAGGAAGGGCTTTTGCCAGAGCCCGTGAAGGTAAAAGACAACGTCCATCAGTATGGCGAGGATACGCTTTTGATGCTAAATTTCATCAAATACGTCCAGAGTAACTTCCACCTAAGCCTAAAGGAGGTCAAGGCGCTCACGCAGCAAAAGGGCTTTAGCTTTAAGCGTTGCTACGAGGCGCTTTTTGATTCGCTCGATACCTTTATGGGGTCAAATTTCGCCCAGACGCTAAGCGCCGAGCAGGCGTGCGAGAGGCTTGGTATCAGCCAGGCTGAGCTGGATAAATTTATAAAAGACGGATTTATCTTTATGCGAGGCGGCAAGCTAACGGAAAAAGAGGTCGAGATCCTGCAAATCGTGCTAGAAACCCAAAAGAGCGAGCGCGGGCGGGAAATTTTACAGACCTACATAAATTTAGCCAAGCAAACGGCCAAAATCGAAGCCGAGTGCGCGCGCGAAATTTACGCGAAAGCAAAGGATAAAAACGCGGCTTTAAAGCTTGTTTTCGATAATATCTTGATCCTAAAACCGTATATCTTAAATTTTCACACATTCGATGCCTACAAAAAGGAGAACAAATGA
- a CDS encoding acyl-[ACP]--phospholipid O-acyltransferase, with amino-acid sequence MKGVFSIRGFLPFLIVMFINAVVDLGHKITIQNILFKSIEDENLQIILTSLVNLLILLPYIMLFSVSGFLNDKFSRTRITRYAAASEILLTLFITISYLCGWFYVAFGTTLLLAVQSAIYSPAKYGLIKKIVGGEKLGAANGIVQAFTIVAILLGSFVFSAIFESYAATSTDAAEMIKSVWFIGAILFVCSVAETIFTFKIPFFEATDAGLKFDAKKYFKLDYLKENTRHIFNNKNAFLCTLGLSVFWAVAQLVIAVFPAHYKAMSADNNVMIVQAILAVSTIGLVAGSALAGSYSKNHIEMGIVPFGALGLFVSLLMFAQGSSAAFMTLASFLFGFSGGIFIVPLNANIQFFTSEEQMGRTLAGSNFIQNIFMAAFLLLAMAFSIFAVSTPEIFVITSFCVLICALATIKYLPHLFARLLIMPFFRIGYTINVDGVENIPQKGGVLLLGNHMSWIDWAVLQMASPRPIRFAMHKSFYEIWYLKWLLNLFDVIPIGAGASKSALEKIRECLDAGDVVALFPEGHISYNGQIDEFQHGYEIAASDTNSVIVPFYLRGLWGSSFSRAQKYYQKISRKIDGKRAIRVSFGAPLAPETKAPQVREKVVELSFFSWAEYLKTLEPMQFSWLKHAKADLFKRSMVDSTGADLNNLKVIATVLVFLSKFKFSFLKERNVGVILPSSVMGSIINLMLFIRGKISVNLNYTLSEQNLIGCADKAGLRSIITSRQFIAKLKARGFELEESLKGRLIYLEDVAQGISKADKICAMLKAILMPRWLLELIYFRDVRIDDDATILFSSGSEGTPKGIVLTHKNIMANIKQISEIVNTDGNDVILASLPIFHSFGLTAATFFPLSEGIASAHVPDPTDAFAVGKMVAKYHATIMFGTSTFFRLYTKNKKLNPLMFSTIRYAIAGAEKLNAAVKREFKMKFGVEIYEGYGTTETSPVVSVNTANVLEPEFFKELVFSKEGSVGLPTAGTIIRICDPTSLAKLENGQAGLILIGGHQVMKGYYLDEERTKEAIVELDGVRYYNSGDIGFLDEAGFLTITDRLSRFAKIGGEMISLGAVEAQISAVLGDEATFVCTNVADEKKGEQVVMLFSGEISEEELVARIRASAIPSIMQPSKIYKVEAVPVLGTGKVDFKSSKKLAAQLVAGEGNLGAAEEA; translated from the coding sequence ATGAAAGGCGTTTTTTCAATTAGGGGCTTTTTGCCCTTTTTGATCGTTATGTTTATCAATGCGGTCGTGGATCTTGGCCACAAGATCACGATCCAAAACATACTTTTTAAGAGCATCGAGGATGAAAATTTACAGATCATCCTGACCTCGCTCGTAAATTTGCTGATCTTGCTTCCCTACATCATGCTTTTTAGCGTTTCGGGCTTTTTAAACGACAAATTTTCGCGCACCCGCATCACGAGATACGCGGCAGCGAGCGAAATTTTACTCACGCTTTTTATCACTATAAGCTACCTTTGCGGCTGGTTTTACGTGGCGTTTGGCACGACGCTGCTGCTAGCGGTGCAAAGCGCGATCTATAGCCCCGCTAAATACGGACTAATCAAAAAAATCGTGGGCGGCGAGAAGCTGGGCGCTGCAAACGGTATCGTGCAGGCCTTTACTATCGTGGCGATTTTGCTTGGTTCGTTTGTTTTCTCGGCGATTTTCGAGAGCTACGCCGCTACTAGCACGGATGCCGCAGAGATGATAAAATCGGTCTGGTTTATCGGCGCGATACTTTTCGTTTGCTCGGTAGCCGAGACGATTTTTACGTTTAAGATTCCGTTTTTCGAGGCGACTGACGCAGGGCTGAAATTTGACGCGAAAAAGTACTTTAAACTAGACTACCTAAAAGAAAACACGAGGCACATTTTTAACAACAAAAACGCCTTTTTATGTACGCTTGGGCTTTCGGTTTTTTGGGCGGTGGCGCAGCTGGTTATCGCCGTTTTCCCGGCTCACTACAAGGCTATGAGCGCGGATAACAATGTTATGATCGTGCAGGCGATTTTAGCCGTTAGCACCATCGGTCTGGTTGCGGGCTCTGCGCTAGCGGGCAGTTACTCGAAAAATCACATCGAGATGGGCATCGTGCCTTTTGGGGCGCTTGGGCTTTTTGTTTCGCTACTTATGTTCGCGCAGGGTTCAAGTGCTGCGTTTATGACGCTGGCGTCGTTTTTGTTCGGTTTTAGCGGCGGCATTTTCATCGTGCCGCTAAACGCAAATATCCAGTTTTTTACCTCCGAAGAGCAGATGGGCCGCACGCTAGCGGGCAGTAACTTTATCCAAAACATCTTTATGGCGGCGTTTTTGCTGCTTGCGATGGCGTTTAGTATATTTGCCGTTAGTACGCCGGAGATTTTCGTCATTACGTCGTTTTGCGTGCTTATCTGCGCGCTGGCGACGATAAAATATCTGCCGCATCTTTTTGCGCGTTTGCTTATCATGCCGTTTTTTAGGATCGGCTATACGATCAACGTCGACGGCGTCGAAAATATCCCGCAAAAAGGTGGCGTGTTGCTGCTTGGCAACCACATGAGCTGGATAGACTGGGCGGTGCTGCAGATGGCATCTCCGCGTCCGATCAGATTTGCTATGCATAAGAGTTTTTATGAAATTTGGTACCTAAAATGGCTGTTAAATTTATTTGACGTGATCCCAATTGGCGCGGGAGCCAGCAAAAGCGCGCTAGAAAAGATCCGCGAGTGCCTGGATGCCGGCGACGTGGTGGCGCTGTTTCCTGAGGGTCATATCAGCTATAACGGCCAGATAGACGAGTTCCAGCACGGTTACGAGATAGCCGCAAGCGATACGAACTCCGTCATCGTGCCGTTTTATCTGCGGGGTCTTTGGGGCTCTAGCTTCTCGCGCGCTCAAAAATACTACCAAAAAATCAGCCGCAAAATAGACGGCAAGCGCGCTATCAGGGTGAGCTTCGGCGCGCCTTTGGCGCCTGAGACCAAAGCTCCGCAGGTGCGCGAAAAAGTGGTCGAGCTGTCGTTTTTTAGCTGGGCGGAGTATCTAAAAACTCTAGAGCCTATGCAGTTTAGCTGGCTAAAACACGCTAAAGCGGATCTGTTTAAACGCTCGATGGTAGATAGCACGGGTGCTGATCTAAACAATCTCAAGGTTATCGCGACGGTGCTTGTGTTTTTGTCTAAATTTAAATTCTCGTTTTTAAAAGAGCGAAACGTCGGCGTGATACTGCCGTCCTCGGTGATGGGTAGCATTATAAATTTGATGCTATTTATCAGAGGCAAAATAAGCGTAAATCTAAACTACACGCTTAGCGAGCAAAATTTGATCGGCTGCGCGGACAAGGCGGGGCTAAGAAGCATAATCACCTCTCGCCAGTTTATAGCCAAGCTAAAGGCACGCGGCTTTGAGCTGGAAGAGTCGCTAAAAGGCAGGCTCATCTATCTCGAAGACGTCGCGCAAGGCATAAGCAAGGCTGATAAAATTTGCGCGATGCTAAAGGCGATTTTGATGCCGCGCTGGCTGCTTGAGCTTATTTATTTTCGCGACGTTCGCATCGACGACGATGCTACGATACTCTTTAGCAGCGGCAGCGAAGGCACGCCAAAGGGCATCGTGCTAACGCATAAAAACATAATGGCTAACATCAAGCAAATTTCAGAGATCGTAAATACGGACGGCAACGACGTTATCTTAGCGTCGCTACCGATATTTCACTCATTCGGGCTTACCGCGGCTACCTTTTTCCCGCTTAGCGAAGGTATCGCCTCCGCTCACGTGCCTGATCCCACGGACGCCTTTGCCGTGGGCAAGATGGTTGCTAAATACCACGCGACGATAATGTTTGGCACGTCGACGTTTTTTAGGCTCTACACCAAAAACAAAAAGCTAAATCCGCTGATGTTTTCTACGATCCGCTACGCGATAGCGGGCGCAGAGAAGCTAAACGCAGCCGTTAAGCGCGAGTTTAAGATGAAATTTGGCGTCGAAATTTACGAAGGCTACGGCACGACCGAGACCTCGCCCGTTGTCAGCGTAAATACCGCAAACGTGCTAGAGCCCGAGTTCTTTAAAGAGCTTGTTTTCTCAAAAGAGGGCAGTGTAGGCCTACCGACGGCCGGCACGATAATAAGAATCTGCGATCCAACGAGCCTAGCAAAGCTAGAAAACGGGCAGGCGGGCCTCATACTAATCGGCGGCCATCAGGTAATGAAGGGCTACTATCTGGATGAGGAGCGCACGAAAGAGGCGATCGTCGAGCTAGACGGCGTGCGCTACTATAATAGCGGCGACATCGGCTTTTTGGATGAGGCGGGCTTCTTAACTATCACCGATAGGCTCTCGCGCTTTGCCAAAATCGGCGGCGAGATGATAAGCCTGGGCGCGGTCGAGGCCCAAATTTCAGCCGTGCTGGGTGATGAGGCGACCTTTGTCTGCACCAACGTCGCCGACGAGAAAAAGGGCGAGCAAGTCGTAATGCTCTTTAGCGGCGAGATAAGCGAGGAGGAGCTAGTCGCGCGCATCAGAGCTTCTGCGATACCATCTATCATGCAGCCTTCAAAGATTTACAAAGTAGAGGCCGTACCGGTGCTGGGAACGGGCAAAGTGGACTTTAAATCAAGCAAAAAGCTAGCGGCCCAGTTGGTCGCCGGCGAGGGAAATTTGGGTGCGGCGGAGGAAGCTTAA
- a CDS encoding ABC transporter permease produces MRNLLLIAKLDVAESLRSRWFLIYMLVFMGLIVTFIFSGVTDSRVLGFSGLTRLLLLFIQICIVIVPIFILISTVRSISADRDTNLLEYMLSFPVSLGEYYFGKALGRIFVIFVPLLLSFVLAVAAGLVKKIEIPWDILSLYTVLLFALSFVFLSFGFLISSMIKNQEMGQGVAFLLWLILLAFLDLALMGFLMKSNVREDIIFFIALINPIEVFRIAAISLFDPNLAVIGVASNFVLNNFSVFGFVLYSICYPLILGAIMLVGGYFIFSSRDLV; encoded by the coding sequence ATGCGTAACTTGCTACTCATCGCCAAACTAGACGTCGCCGAGTCGCTACGCTCGCGCTGGTTTCTCATCTATATGCTAGTTTTTATGGGGCTTATCGTTACTTTTATCTTTAGCGGCGTGACGGACTCGCGGGTGCTGGGCTTTAGCGGGCTTACGCGGCTTTTGCTGCTTTTTATCCAAATTTGCATCGTTATCGTGCCCATTTTTATCCTCATCTCGACCGTGCGCAGTATCAGCGCCGACCGCGATACGAACCTGCTTGAGTATATGCTTAGCTTTCCCGTTAGCCTGGGCGAATACTATTTCGGCAAGGCTTTGGGGCGCATTTTCGTCATTTTCGTGCCGCTTTTGCTCTCTTTCGTTTTAGCCGTGGCTGCCGGTCTAGTTAAAAAAATAGAAATCCCGTGGGATATCCTAAGCCTCTACACTGTCTTACTTTTCGCACTTAGCTTCGTATTTTTGTCGTTTGGATTTCTCATCTCCTCAATGATCAAAAATCAAGAAATGGGTCAAGGCGTCGCGTTTTTGCTCTGGCTTATCTTGCTAGCGTTTTTGGATCTCGCGCTGATGGGCTTTTTGATGAAGAGTAACGTGCGCGAGGATATCATCTTTTTTATCGCACTCATTAACCCTATCGAAGTCTTTAGGATCGCGGCGATTAGCCTATTTGATCCAAATTTAGCCGTTATCGGCGTGGCGTCAAATTTCGTGCTAAATAACTTTAGCGTATTTGGCTTCGTGCTTTACTCGATTTGTTACCCGCTGATTTTGGGCGCTATTATGCTTGTTGGAGGGTATTTTATCTTTAGCAGCAGGGATTTGGTGTAA
- a CDS encoding ABC transporter ATP-binding protein: protein MIILKDITKAFGSQKILQNVNLSIKKGQKTVVLGQNGAGKSSLMRIILGEFKPNSGEVRVNGFDPFTARKEALSVISFVPQTPPPLKFNLKELCEFVCKSSNVAQENIEKFCEKMELDLKGNFHKPFYKLSGGMKQKMLIAIAFAKDTEAMMFDEPTANLDPKARRNFMDLLGEFACEKTLVFISHRLDEVQGISNRYVEMDLGQIIKDELISQGGAHA, encoded by the coding sequence TTGATAATCTTAAAAGACATCACCAAGGCTTTTGGCTCGCAAAAGATACTGCAAAACGTAAATTTAAGCATAAAAAAGGGGCAAAAAACGGTCGTGCTCGGGCAAAACGGCGCCGGCAAAAGCTCGCTGATGCGCATAATACTTGGCGAATTTAAGCCAAACAGCGGCGAGGTGCGAGTAAACGGCTTTGACCCATTTACCGCGCGCAAAGAAGCCCTTAGCGTGATATCTTTCGTCCCGCAAACGCCGCCGCCGCTCAAATTTAACCTAAAAGAGCTTTGCGAGTTCGTCTGCAAAAGTTCAAACGTCGCTCAGGAAAACATAGAAAAATTTTGCGAGAAAATGGAGCTTGATCTAAAAGGAAATTTTCACAAGCCCTTTTATAAACTCTCAGGCGGTATGAAGCAAAAAATGCTAATCGCAATCGCCTTTGCTAAAGATACCGAAGCTATGATGTTTGATGAGCCAACGGCAAATTTAGACCCCAAAGCCAGGCGAAATTTTATGGACTTGCTAGGCGAGTTTGCGTGCGAAAAGACGCTGGTTTTCATCTCGCACAGGCTTGATGAGGTGCAGGGCATATCAAACCGCTACGTCGAGATGGATCTGGGGCAGATCATAAAAGACGAGCTAATCTCTCAAGGAGGCGCGCATGCGTAA